A region from the uncultured Bacteroides sp. genome encodes:
- a CDS encoding shikimate kinase, translating to MIRIFLTGYMGAGKTTLGKAFARKNNLSFIDLDWYIEERFHKTVQELFAERGERGFRELEKNMLHEVAAFEDVVISTGGGAPCFFDNMKYMNECGKTVFLNVSPDVLFSRLRVAKQKRPILQGKEDNELLAFIVEALNKRAAFYLQAQYIFNAEELENDRQIENSVLYLEKIVGL from the coding sequence ATGATTCGTATCTTTTTGACTGGCTATATGGGAGCCGGGAAAACGACCTTAGGAAAAGCTTTTGCTCGAAAAAATAATTTATCATTCATTGATCTTGATTGGTATATTGAAGAGCGCTTTCATAAAACCGTGCAAGAACTTTTTGCTGAGCGAGGCGAAAGAGGCTTTCGCGAATTAGAGAAAAACATGTTGCATGAAGTTGCTGCATTTGAAGATGTTGTTATTTCTACAGGAGGTGGTGCTCCTTGTTTCTTTGATAATATGAAATACATGAATGAATGTGGAAAAACGGTATTTCTGAATGTGAGCCCGGATGTTTTATTCTCTCGTCTTCGTGTTGCTAAACAGAAACGTCCTATATTGCAGGGGAAAGAAGACAATGAGTTACTCGCTTTTATAGTCGAAGCATTGAACAAAAGAGCTGCATTTTATTTGCAGGCGCAATATATCTTTAATGCGGAAGAATTGGAAAACGATCGGCAAATAGAAAATTCAGTTTTGTATTTAGAAAAAATAGTAGGACTTTGA
- a CDS encoding nitroreductase family protein yields MNRSFEEALKYRRTYYSINNQSPVSDEEIERIVDTAVMHVPSAFNSQSARVVLLFGENHKKLWGIVKATLKKLVPADAYTQTEAKIDGCFASGHGTVLFFEDSTVVKGLQEAFPSYADNFPVWSMHTSAMHQLAIWTMLGDAGLGASLQHYNPLIDEEVMSTWNLPLTWKLVAEMPFGTPTQEPGAKEFKDLKERVRVFK; encoded by the coding sequence ATGAATAGATCATTTGAAGAGGCTTTAAAGTATAGAAGAACTTATTATTCAATAAATAATCAATCTCCGGTTTCGGACGAAGAAATTGAGCGGATTGTGGATACTGCCGTTATGCATGTTCCTTCGGCTTTTAATTCTCAATCGGCGCGTGTTGTACTATTATTCGGTGAAAACCACAAAAAGTTATGGGGTATTGTAAAAGCTACGTTGAAAAAGCTTGTACCGGCAGATGCCTATACTCAAACGGAAGCTAAAATAGACGGATGTTTTGCCAGTGGGCATGGAACCGTTTTATTTTTTGAAGATAGTACCGTGGTAAAAGGGCTTCAAGAGGCCTTCCCTAGCTATGCCGACAATTTTCCTGTTTGGTCTATGCATACATCTGCTATGCATCAATTGGCTATTTGGACTATGCTTGGCGACGCCGGGCTCGGTGCTTCTCTACAGCATTATAATCCGTTGATAGATGAAGAGGTGATGTCAACATGGAATTTGCCGTTAACATGGAAGTTGGTAGCAGAAATGCCTTTTGGAACGCCAACTCAAGAACCAGGAGCAAAAGAATTTAAGGACTTGAAAGAGAGAGTGAGAGTGTTTAAATAA
- a CDS encoding CDP-glycerol glycerophosphotransferase family protein, translating into MDKHYLFFVSLTYSYSILRPLQEEIWRRGDNVAWFIEPPCENWLTEREKQLETIQEVFDYNPIAVFSPGNWVFDFFPGIKVEVFHGYAMRKRVERIDDHFTIRGWYDIYCTQGKSSTPYFKELEKKHGFFKVYETGWCKVDAFFNGSSYTIGENDHPTILYSPTFSKGISSASYLFGTIKQLAENKSWNWIITFHPKLDDAELIQKYKELSETRSNVVFNRSNDGLNTFRKADVMLCDSSSIIVEFMLLEKPVVTFRNTHPGNYLLNVLDENDIEAAIEKAISRPKELMDNIHAYTMCHEAHRDGHNSVRVLDAVDDFILNYKGKIKNKPLNLIRRIKIRFKARYYRW; encoded by the coding sequence ATGGATAAGCATTATTTATTTTTTGTTTCATTGACTTATTCTTATTCTATATTACGTCCTTTACAAGAGGAAATATGGCGTAGAGGAGATAATGTTGCGTGGTTTATTGAGCCTCCTTGTGAGAATTGGCTAACAGAGAGAGAAAAGCAATTAGAAACAATTCAAGAGGTGTTTGATTATAATCCAATAGCAGTTTTTTCGCCGGGAAATTGGGTTTTTGATTTCTTTCCAGGGATAAAAGTAGAAGTTTTTCATGGTTATGCTATGAGAAAAAGGGTAGAAAGAATAGACGATCATTTCACTATTAGAGGCTGGTATGACATATATTGTACTCAAGGCAAAAGTAGTACTCCTTATTTTAAAGAATTAGAAAAAAAGCATGGCTTCTTTAAGGTTTATGAGACGGGTTGGTGTAAAGTTGATGCTTTTTTTAATGGTTCTTCTTATACTATAGGAGAAAACGACCATCCAACGATTCTCTATTCACCAACATTTAGCAAGGGAATTTCTTCTGCATCTTATTTGTTTGGCACTATAAAGCAATTAGCAGAGAACAAGTCTTGGAACTGGATTATAACTTTTCACCCCAAGCTTGATGATGCTGAGCTGATTCAAAAATATAAAGAATTGTCTGAGACAAGATCAAACGTAGTCTTTAATCGTAGTAACGATGGTCTTAATACGTTTAGGAAAGCTGATGTTATGCTCTGCGATAGCTCATCAATTATTGTGGAATTTATGCTGCTGGAAAAGCCGGTAGTCACTTTTAGAAATACACATCCGGGTAATTATCTTCTTAATGTTCTTGATGAAAATGATATTGAAGCAGCAATAGAAAAAGCGATCTCCCGCCCCAAAGAACTGATGGATAATATCCATGCTTACACAATGTGCCATGAGGCCCATCGTGATGGGCATAATTCTGTTCGTGTTCTGGATGCCGTTGATGATTTTATTCTTAATTATAAAGGGAAAATTAAAAATAAACCTCTTAATTTGATTCGTAGAATAAAGATAAGATTTAAAGCAAGATATTATCGCTGGTAG
- a CDS encoding ATP-binding protein has protein sequence MKTGMHATIIISQLAVEDWYEILDANTTVADAVLDRIVHTAQRFLLTGESMRKK, from the coding sequence TTGAAGACAGGCATGCACGCAACCATCATTATAAGTCAACTGGCGGTGGAAGACTGGTATGAAATACTGGATGCAAACACCACTGTGGCAGATGCTGTTTTGGACAGAATCGTGCATACAGCGCAGCGTTTTTTGCTTACTGGCGAAAGCATGAGAAAAAAATAA
- a CDS encoding LuxR C-terminal-related transcriptional regulator codes for MEINPKRSIAVHSDWFLKKSEHCHSFFYFAGISPNDSAMAGKTKEMSKIKQVLRQHLDGVSNRKIADNLSLNKETVNKYVRRAVEDRMKLTELLELEDPVLEYRMTGGHPAYVDDRFETFKLKLPYFERQMGHKHVTLKKLWEEYILENPNGYQLTQFRYHYGQNTKAKERPSTILKDLYVPGEKGYLDFAGDTLEYIDRETGEIVRPQTFVASLPCTDYGYALAVPSQKSEDFVYAVMRFLGAIGGVPKILVPDNLKAAVVKSDPYEPDINRILEDLANHYGCVVLPARPRKPKDKSYDKYFVM; via the coding sequence TTGGAAATCAACCCGAAACGGAGCATTGCCGTTCACTCAGATTGGTTTCTCAAAAAGTCGGAGCATTGCCATTCATTTTTTTATTTTGCAGGCATTTCACCAAACGATTCAGCCATGGCAGGTAAAACTAAAGAAATGAGTAAGATAAAACAAGTATTACGTCAACATTTAGACGGAGTTTCTAACCGCAAGATTGCAGATAATCTGAGCTTGAATAAAGAGACGGTCAACAAATATGTCCGCAGGGCTGTTGAAGACCGCATGAAGCTCACTGAACTTTTGGAACTGGAAGACCCGGTGCTTGAGTATCGTATGACTGGAGGACATCCCGCATACGTTGACGACCGTTTTGAAACATTTAAGCTCAAGCTCCCTTATTTTGAGCGACAAATGGGACATAAACATGTCACTCTGAAAAAACTCTGGGAAGAATACATCCTGGAGAATCCCAATGGCTACCAGTTAACCCAGTTCCGCTATCACTACGGTCAGAATACCAAGGCCAAAGAACGTCCATCGACTATTTTGAAAGATCTTTATGTACCCGGGGAGAAAGGCTATCTTGACTTTGCCGGCGATACGCTGGAATACATCGACCGTGAGACGGGAGAGATCGTACGTCCTCAAACCTTTGTAGCTAGCTTGCCTTGTACGGACTACGGCTATGCTCTTGCCGTCCCTTCGCAGAAGAGTGAAGACTTCGTCTATGCCGTCATGCGCTTTCTTGGGGCAATAGGAGGTGTGCCCAAAATACTGGTTCCTGACAACCTGAAAGCCGCGGTGGTTAAGTCTGATCCATACGAGCCTGATATCAACAGGATACTGGAGGATTTAGCCAACCATTACGGCTGTGTGGTTCTTCCCGCACGTCCGCGCAAGCCGAAAGACAAATCTTATGACAAGTATTTTGTTATGTAA
- a CDS encoding glycosyltransferase family 9 protein — protein MKINKILVIRFRRVGDSVLSIAICSNLRKSFPNAQIDYVLDENIASLYENHPDIDNVITFNNEENDNFWEYILKVHKLVKNTKYDVIIDTRSTIKTLFFSLFSLSTSYRIGSKKKYNYLLHNFRIDNHKDKSIDMVQHNLMLLKPLERETNIQYCSDFKLYVSDQEKFKFKTYMQKSGIDFNRSVVIVTVTARLAYKVWNKERMKELLRRMIEKYAVQIIFNFAGSEEEFAVNIHLEMNKDKNIFTNIKADSLRGLCALISNCDFFFGNEGGPRHIAQALELPSYAIYPPNISKCIWLPNEGERYAGISPDDRYSQEEQSGMDYLQRFNLITVDQVWNELDVMLAKFLKK, from the coding sequence ATGAAAATAAATAAGATATTGGTCATACGCTTTAGACGAGTTGGAGATTCGGTTCTCTCTATTGCTATTTGTTCAAACCTGAGGAAATCTTTCCCTAATGCTCAAATAGACTATGTGTTGGATGAAAATATAGCGTCACTATATGAGAATCATCCTGATATTGATAATGTTATAACTTTCAATAATGAAGAGAATGACAATTTTTGGGAATATATTCTTAAAGTGCACAAGTTGGTTAAGAACACAAAATATGATGTGATTATTGATACAAGGAGCACTATTAAAACTCTTTTTTTCTCTTTGTTTTCTTTATCCACTTCTTACAGGATTGGTTCAAAAAAGAAGTATAATTATCTTCTTCACAATTTTCGTATTGATAATCATAAAGATAAGTCAATTGATATGGTTCAGCATAACCTGATGCTTTTAAAGCCATTAGAAAGAGAGACCAATATTCAATATTGTTCTGATTTTAAATTATATGTTTCGGATCAAGAGAAATTTAAGTTTAAAACTTATATGCAAAAGTCCGGAATTGATTTTAATCGGTCAGTGGTTATTGTTACTGTCACAGCGAGATTAGCTTATAAAGTTTGGAATAAAGAGCGTATGAAAGAATTGCTTCGAAGGATGATTGAAAAATATGCTGTGCAGATTATTTTTAACTTTGCAGGGAGTGAGGAGGAATTTGCAGTGAATATTCATCTTGAAATGAATAAGGACAAGAATATTTTTACTAATATTAAGGCTGATTCTTTAAGGGGTTTGTGTGCTTTAATTTCAAATTGTGATTTCTTCTTTGGTAATGAAGGTGGGCCGAGGCATATTGCTCAAGCATTAGAACTTCCTTCTTATGCTATCTATCCTCCGAATATCTCAAAATGTATTTGGCTGCCAAATGAAGGGGAACGCTATGCAGGGATTAGTCCAGACGATAGATATTCACAGGAAGAACAAAGTGGAATGGATTATTTGCAGCGCTTCAATTTGATAACGGTAGATCAGGTGTGGAATGAACTAGACGTAATGCTTGCTAAATTTCTGAAGAAATAA
- a CDS encoding ribonuclease H family protein: MGKQKFYVVWDGVTPGVYATWKECLLQTKGYEGAKYKSFENREDAERAFASSPYDYIGKKPKQKLTIPNIFPGTIIDNSLAVDAACSGNPGPMEYRGVHIASQQEIFHFGPMKGTNNIGEFLALVHGLAFLKQKGFNMPIYSDSANAISWVKQKKCKTKLPRTKETEELFCLIERAEKWLKENAYTIQILKWETKKWGEIPADFGRK, encoded by the coding sequence ATGGGCAAACAAAAGTTTTATGTAGTTTGGGACGGCGTTACACCCGGAGTTTATGCAACCTGGAAAGAGTGCCTGCTGCAGACCAAAGGATACGAAGGAGCAAAATATAAATCATTCGAAAATCGAGAAGATGCCGAGCGTGCTTTTGCCTCATCTCCTTATGACTATATCGGCAAAAAGCCAAAACAAAAGCTCACTATACCCAACATCTTTCCTGGAACTATTATAGACAATAGCCTTGCTGTAGACGCAGCATGCAGTGGTAACCCCGGTCCTATGGAATATAGAGGCGTGCACATTGCCAGCCAACAAGAAATTTTCCATTTTGGCCCGATGAAAGGTACAAATAACATTGGAGAATTTCTGGCACTGGTGCATGGACTTGCCTTTTTAAAACAAAAGGGGTTTAATATGCCTATTTACAGTGACAGTGCCAATGCTATCAGCTGGGTAAAACAGAAAAAATGCAAAACAAAACTCCCTCGTACAAAAGAAACAGAGGAACTATTTTGTCTCATCGAACGTGCTGAAAAATGGCTCAAAGAAAACGCCTACACTATCCAAATACTAAAGTGGGAAACAAAAAAATGGGGAGAAATACCTGCTGACTTTGGCAGGAAGTAA
- a CDS encoding lipopolysaccharide kinase InaA family protein: MIVIINPEFEYLREYIESIPKRFQFEGEQIYAGRNLIKVMPILEFNVNVKRYRVPKFFNRIVYSFFRNSKGWRAFNYPKLLLKKGFQTPIPIAYIEERQYGLIKHSYFISLQCPYKRNFYEFGDADIKNSSDVVIAFAQYTAHLHEAEILHRDYSPGNILFDKVDGQYQFSLVDINRMSFGKVSVKVGCANFARLWGQIPFFELLAKEYAAARGADEILCRKWVLSYRRLFWKRFAKKHQIKYKLEL; the protein is encoded by the coding sequence ATGATAGTAATAATTAATCCGGAATTCGAATATTTACGAGAATATATTGAGTCTATTCCGAAACGTTTTCAATTTGAAGGCGAGCAAATTTATGCAGGTAGAAACCTTATAAAGGTAATGCCTATTCTTGAATTTAATGTCAATGTTAAGCGATATAGGGTTCCAAAGTTTTTTAATCGGATTGTGTATTCTTTTTTCAGGAATTCTAAAGGTTGGCGTGCATTTAATTATCCTAAATTGCTTCTTAAGAAAGGTTTTCAGACGCCAATACCAATTGCATATATTGAAGAAAGACAATATGGCTTGATCAAACATTCTTATTTTATTAGTTTGCAGTGTCCATACAAACGTAACTTTTATGAATTTGGGGACGCTGATATAAAGAACAGTTCTGATGTTGTTATTGCTTTTGCTCAATATACTGCTCATTTGCATGAAGCAGAGATTTTGCATCGTGATTATTCACCCGGTAATATTCTCTTTGATAAAGTAGATGGTCAGTATCAATTTTCGTTGGTGGATATAAATCGCATGAGTTTTGGGAAAGTCAGTGTAAAAGTTGGCTGTGCTAATTTTGCTCGGCTATGGGGACAAATACCTTTTTTTGAATTGCTAGCGAAAGAATATGCTGCTGCCAGAGGTGCTGACGAGATTTTGTGTCGTAAGTGGGTTTTATCTTACAGAAGGTTATTTTGGAAAAGGTTTGCAAAGAAACATCAAATAAAATATAAATTAGAATTATAG
- a CDS encoding tyrosine-type recombinase/integrase, giving the protein MGTDFGHLVEKFFRNYLPNDLGASPQTISTYRYAFIQFLLYMKKQHHLEPEEIRLENLTFVELCSFLEWLETERKVSISTRNSRLAAFKSFAVFVRYENPEFISTANDIRRLKAKKKETSSISFLTLDGIKLMINQPDRTTRIGIRDYAILTTFFLTGIRVSELIEIRGRDVTMKSPRSIVIHGKGGKIRRAPIVEQLVEPLHELVRLNKVDLPQNHDNYLFTNHSSNKFTRQGINYLIEKYAAMARNKAPDLIPTNISPHKLRHSCAMALVDKGTELIVIRDLLGHSSVITTEIYARLSNHRKRQAIEAASQQLTPAEDAKWDNDTKLLEWLKGLGKNTIM; this is encoded by the coding sequence ATGGGAACTGACTTTGGACATCTTGTGGAAAAGTTCTTTCGCAACTATCTTCCAAATGACCTGGGAGCCTCTCCTCAAACCATTTCAACCTATCGCTACGCTTTTATACAGTTTTTACTATATATGAAGAAGCAACATCATCTTGAACCTGAGGAGATACGACTTGAAAATTTAACTTTTGTAGAGCTATGCTCCTTCCTTGAATGGCTTGAAACAGAACGCAAGGTCTCAATCTCGACCCGTAACTCACGATTGGCGGCCTTTAAAAGTTTTGCTGTCTTTGTTCGTTATGAAAACCCTGAATTCATCAGCACGGCGAACGACATCCGTCGCTTGAAGGCCAAAAAGAAAGAGACTTCATCTATTTCTTTCTTGACACTTGATGGCATAAAGCTGATGATAAACCAACCGGACAGGACTACTCGCATAGGCATACGGGATTATGCTATCCTCACAACCTTTTTTCTGACTGGAATACGTGTCAGTGAACTTATTGAGATCCGAGGTCGTGATGTCACGATGAAATCGCCAAGAAGTATTGTCATCCACGGTAAAGGTGGTAAAATCAGACGTGCACCTATAGTGGAACAGTTGGTGGAGCCCCTGCATGAATTAGTTAGGTTAAACAAAGTAGACCTACCTCAAAATCATGATAATTATCTATTTACTAATCACAGCTCCAATAAGTTTACACGACAAGGCATTAATTATCTGATAGAAAAATATGCGGCTATGGCTCGCAATAAAGCCCCTGACCTTATCCCAACCAACATATCGCCGCATAAACTACGACACAGTTGCGCTATGGCTCTTGTCGATAAGGGGACAGAACTTATCGTAATCCGAGATCTTCTTGGCCATTCTTCCGTGATAACTACAGAAATCTATGCCAGACTATCAAATCATAGAAAACGGCAAGCAATAGAAGCGGCAAGTCAGCAGCTTACCCCTGCAGAGGATGCAAAATGGGATAATGATACGAAACTACTTGAATGGTTGAAAGGCCTTGGAAAGAATACTATTATGTAA
- a CDS encoding tyrosine-type recombinase/integrase — translation MDIRTGIGGRTKMKRPKYHSFFAEEINAFLDYRESTGMDISADARYQKLLDNFFTENDVKGTGITREIADLWRRKRDRESEHHHYMRVNHTKRMLEYLFAKGFPVATIRDVKPPKSNFVPHIYTDDEIKRYFLVVDSYGETHPGNMKNRVQLSVLFRVLYCCGCRITETLMLRVKDVDLHEGFFRLKVTKGNKERIVVMSSSLHTLMQRYADMTFHMLTENDFIFTNRYGQALRRDWVEDLHERLLAMANISALSENGYRKRLHDWRHTFAVHAFKQMVDSGMDMYVSLPILSAYLGHSSIAATENYVRLATVLYPYLQERFNTVLDKLFGKEVDNGN, via the coding sequence ATGGATATCAGGACCGGAATTGGAGGCCGCACAAAGATGAAGAGACCTAAATATCATTCTTTTTTTGCGGAAGAGATCAATGCCTTCCTTGATTATCGAGAATCTACCGGCATGGACATATCGGCAGATGCAAGGTATCAAAAGCTTCTTGATAATTTCTTTACGGAAAATGATGTGAAAGGCACTGGAATCACTCGAGAGATAGCAGACCTATGGCGTAGGAAACGGGATAGAGAGTCTGAGCATCATCACTATATGCGCGTTAACCATACAAAGCGCATGCTAGAGTACCTTTTCGCCAAAGGCTTTCCAGTAGCAACAATACGAGATGTAAAACCTCCTAAAAGCAACTTCGTTCCACATATCTATACCGATGACGAAATAAAACGCTACTTTCTTGTCGTCGATAGTTATGGTGAGACGCATCCGGGCAATATGAAAAATCGGGTGCAACTCTCCGTTTTATTCAGAGTGCTTTATTGCTGCGGATGCCGGATTACAGAAACACTAATGCTGCGAGTCAAGGATGTAGATCTTCATGAAGGCTTCTTCCGACTGAAAGTTACTAAAGGCAACAAAGAAAGAATCGTGGTTATGTCTTCTTCACTTCATACACTAATGCAACGATATGCAGATATGACATTCCATATGCTGACAGAAAACGACTTTATTTTCACAAACCGCTATGGACAAGCGCTTCGGAGAGATTGGGTGGAAGATCTTCATGAGAGACTCCTTGCAATGGCAAACATATCAGCTTTATCAGAGAATGGCTATCGCAAACGTCTTCACGATTGGCGTCATACCTTTGCAGTTCATGCCTTCAAGCAGATGGTGGACAGTGGTATGGATATGTATGTTTCGCTGCCCATTCTTTCAGCATATCTAGGACACTCGAGCATTGCTGCGACAGAAAACTATGTTAGGTTGGCCACGGTACTGTATCCCTACCTCCAAGAAAGGTTCAATACCGTACTAGACAAGCTGTTTGGAAAGGAGGTGGATAATGGGAACTGA
- a CDS encoding glycosyltransferase, whose product MTTNRPFFFSLGQVRKKKNFHILVDVMKNFPEYDLYISGQDHYEYAKEIRQRILDEKIKNIFLTGTIKNEEKVWLYKNCTAFLFPSTLEGFGLPVIEAMQFGRAVFSSNYTSLPEVCGGNAFIWDNFNPDYMTQVMKENLKNFYDDKKKIAMMKEHAFSFSYEKHIQQYIHIYKTLLKKEN is encoded by the coding sequence ATTACTACAAACAGACCATTTTTCTTTAGCTTAGGACAGGTTAGAAAAAAGAAAAATTTCCATATTCTCGTTGATGTCATGAAAAACTTTCCTGAATACGATCTTTATATTTCAGGACAAGATCACTATGAATATGCAAAAGAAATACGCCAACGCATTCTTGATGAGAAAATAAAAAATATATTCTTAACTGGCACTATAAAAAATGAAGAGAAAGTATGGCTATATAAAAATTGCACCGCATTTTTGTTCCCTTCAACTTTAGAAGGCTTTGGATTACCAGTTATAGAAGCCATGCAATTTGGAAGAGCAGTATTCTCCTCGAATTACACAAGTTTACCTGAGGTATGTGGCGGCAACGCGTTTATATGGGATAATTTTAACCCTGATTATATGACCCAAGTAATGAAAGAAAACCTCAAAAACTTCTATGATGATAAGAAAAAGATTGCCATGATGAAAGAGCATGCCTTTTCATTCAGTTATGAAAAACACATTCAACAATATATCCATATCTACAAAACTTTATTGAAGAAAGAGAACTAA
- a CDS encoding site-specific integrase, whose translation MPNLIKIKMDGFLADIEDKGFNQAIRWRYGKTCRLFAQWACEQHFKDVSEESLRRYALKVVGYWEAARNLPLQKRLTLMVLRRWSNFLMGMPYEYRIPAKDYRFSTAIGNWIGPYLDWCIQSLLRRPETINGKKRILFRLDIFLSSEGLEVANINIGNVDKHFMSLPLGQRESHKSTIREFLHYLYSNDLLPVNLSGQILKEPRRRRPERLPSVYSTEEVKQLLKSVDQSTSKGKRDYLVLLLCAQYGLRASDIVRLKLDNFNWEKNIIRVRQYKTDVDIELPLLASVGNAVINYLKHGHPSPNTGILVVSHMRTTVGQPLDRATIHSIVTAAFRNSNITGWQEKRHGPHSMRHSLASNLIKQEVSLMTISAALGHKSAESTKVYIKIDIDGLRKCGLAIPTMSNLWISGPELEAAQR comes from the coding sequence ATGCCAAATTTAATCAAAATCAAAATGGATGGATTCTTGGCCGACATCGAGGACAAGGGTTTCAATCAGGCTATCCGTTGGCGATACGGCAAAACATGCCGTCTATTCGCCCAATGGGCATGTGAACAGCATTTCAAGGATGTTTCTGAAGAAAGCCTCCGAAGATATGCGCTTAAAGTCGTTGGATATTGGGAAGCTGCAAGGAATTTACCGTTACAGAAGCGACTGACACTTATGGTACTTCGTCGTTGGAGTAATTTTTTGATGGGGATGCCATATGAATATCGAATCCCGGCAAAGGACTATCGTTTCTCAACAGCCATTGGCAATTGGATAGGACCTTACCTTGATTGGTGTATTCAATCTCTTTTAAGACGTCCAGAAACAATTAACGGCAAAAAAAGAATTCTTTTTCGGTTGGATATTTTTTTGAGTTCTGAAGGGCTTGAAGTGGCAAATATCAATATTGGGAATGTCGACAAACACTTTATGTCACTGCCTTTGGGACAAAGGGAAAGCCACAAGTCCACAATACGGGAATTCCTTCATTATCTGTATTCCAACGATCTGTTGCCGGTAAACTTATCAGGGCAAATCCTCAAGGAGCCCAGACGCAGAAGGCCTGAAAGGCTTCCTTCGGTCTATTCCACAGAAGAAGTTAAACAATTGCTAAAATCTGTTGACCAAAGCACTTCGAAAGGGAAACGGGACTATTTGGTGCTACTGTTATGTGCTCAATACGGACTCAGGGCATCGGATATTGTGAGGCTAAAGCTTGACAACTTCAATTGGGAAAAGAACATCATCAGAGTCCGACAATATAAGACGGACGTGGACATAGAACTGCCTCTTTTGGCATCTGTCGGGAACGCTGTAATCAACTACCTTAAGCACGGACATCCATCTCCAAATACCGGAATTCTAGTTGTATCCCATATGAGAACTACAGTTGGTCAGCCCTTGGATCGTGCGACAATACACTCCATAGTAACAGCGGCATTCCGCAACTCCAATATAACTGGTTGGCAAGAAAAACGTCATGGTCCTCACTCCATGCGCCATAGTCTGGCATCCAACCTTATCAAGCAAGAAGTAAGCCTAATGACCATAAGTGCCGCTCTTGGACATAAGAGCGCAGAGTCCACGAAAGTCTATATCAAGATTGACATAGACGGTCTTCGTAAATGTGGTCTTGCCATACCTACAATGTCTAACCTATGGATATCAGGACCGGAATTGGAGGCCGCACAAAGATGA
- a CDS encoding glycosyltransferase family 9 protein yields MAKILVIRFSAIGDVAMTVPVIHSWATQYPRHQIVFLSRPSLAPLFSNLPDNVSFFNADLKGRHSGWKGLYVLFKELKALHFDAVLDLHNVLRTKYLSLLFRFIGTPVYVLHKGRWGKRKLIRRRNKKLVSQKNSFQRYADVFTKAGFPVLLNFSSIYGHEKGDFSIIQSVTGEKGNAKWIGIAPFAKHKGKIYPLELQEQVVAHFAQDDRVKVFLFGGGKEEEDCFKTWTDKYPTVTSLIGKLTMDTELALMSHLDVMLSMDSANMHLASLVNIPVVSIWGATHPYAGFMGWKQLPTNTIQITDLYCRPCSVFGQTPCYRGDYACLYGIMPVRVIEKIESIVF; encoded by the coding sequence ATGGCAAAGATATTGGTTATTCGTTTTTCGGCTATTGGAGATGTTGCCATGACTGTTCCGGTAATACACTCTTGGGCTACGCAATATCCCCGGCACCAGATTGTTTTTTTAAGTCGTCCGTCATTAGCGCCTCTTTTTAGTAACTTGCCGGATAATGTGAGTTTCTTCAATGCCGATTTAAAAGGTAGGCATAGTGGATGGAAGGGGCTTTATGTACTATTTAAGGAACTTAAAGCGTTGCACTTTGATGCTGTGCTCGATCTGCATAATGTATTGCGCACAAAATATCTGTCTTTGTTATTTAGGTTTATAGGTACCCCTGTTTATGTTTTGCATAAAGGAAGATGGGGAAAGAGAAAACTCATTCGCCGCAGGAACAAAAAACTGGTTAGTCAAAAGAACTCTTTTCAACGTTATGCAGATGTGTTTACCAAAGCAGGATTTCCTGTTCTTCTAAACTTCTCCTCCATTTACGGACATGAAAAAGGTGACTTTTCAATAATACAATCTGTAACAGGAGAGAAAGGGAATGCAAAATGGATAGGCATTGCCCCCTTTGCCAAGCATAAAGGTAAGATATATCCTCTTGAACTTCAAGAACAAGTGGTGGCGCATTTTGCACAAGACGATCGGGTAAAGGTGTTTTTATTTGGTGGGGGTAAAGAAGAAGAAGATTGCTTTAAAACATGGACAGATAAATATCCTACAGTGACATCATTGATTGGTAAGCTTACTATGGATACTGAATTAGCCCTTATGAGCCATTTGGATGTAATGTTGTCGATGGATTCGGCAAATATGCATTTGGCTTCGCTTGTCAATATTCCCGTTGTATCTATTTGGGGGGCCACGCATCCGTATGCGGGTTTTATGGGATGGAAGCAGTTGCCCACTAACACGATACAAATTACAGATTTATATTGTCGTCCTTGCTCTGTCTTTGGGCAAACGCCCTGTTATCGTGGTGATTATGCCTGTTTATATGGCATTATGCCTGTGCGGGTGATCGAGAAGATAGAAAGTATAGTCTTTTAA